The Glycine soja cultivar W05 chromosome 6, ASM419377v2, whole genome shotgun sequence genome has a window encoding:
- the LOC114416064 gene encoding uncharacterized protein LOC114416064 has product MHLEFPDEDIKALFEEKLKDEDRDKWIMWFDGASNTLGHRVRAALVSPDNQCIPFTARWYFDCTNNMAEYEACALRIQAAIDFNVKLLKVYGDSTLVIHQLRGEWETSDKKLIPYQAYIKKLAKFFDDVSFHHIPREENQMADALATLASMFQLTPHGDLPYIEF; this is encoded by the coding sequence ATGCATCTGGAGTTTCCAGATGAAGACATCAAGGCCTTGTTTGAAGAAAAGTTAAAGGATGAGGATAGGGACAAGTGGATCATGTGGTTCGACGGTGCATCCAACACCCTAGGCCATAGGGTTAGGGCGGCTTTGGTCTCTCCTGACAATCAATGCATTCCCTTCACAGCCAGATGGTATTTCGATTGCACGAATAATATGGCTGAATATGAGGCATGCGCTCTCAGAATCCAAGCGGCAATTGACTTTAACGTCAAATTGCTCAAAGTGTACGGAGACTCGACCTTGGTAATCCACCAGCTGAggggagaatgggaaactagtgATAAAAAATTGATACCCTATCAGGCCTACATCAAGAAATTGGCGAAGTTCTTCGACGATGTCTCCTTCCACCATATTCCTAGAGAGGAAAATCAGATGGCTGACGCGCTTGCCACTCTAGCTTCCATGTTTCAGCTAACCCCACATGGAGACTTGCCGTACATCGAGTTTTGA